In the Solanum pennellii chromosome 5, SPENNV200 genome, one interval contains:
- the LOC107019867 gene encoding vascular-related unknown protein 1-like: protein MDLGPNNSCVNNNIDMETNDDEESGWTTYLEDFSMKQRENNHSSSSDYDNNSFGSPSLLSDAASHAAWKQNSQSPFLKRLNLKKQKRNNKICDPDLEDTASSPVNSPKVSNFKQMDINYRTENSSGQFQEMKRVERNNKSFDGKDNNGYIELKKKGLCLVPWSMIINNHG from the exons ATGGATTTAGGTCCAAATAATTCATGTGtgaataataatattgatatgGAAACAAATGATGATGAAGAAAGTGGATGGACAACATATTTAGAAGATTTTTCAATGAAGCAAAGGGAAAATAACCATAGTTCATCATCTGATTATgataataattcttttggtaGCCCTTCTTTGCTTTCTGATGCTGCTTCACATGCTGCATGGAAACAAAATTCACAATCACCATTTCTCAAGAGATTGAatttgaagaaacaaaaaagaaataacaaaatttgtGATCCTGATTTGGAAGATACTGCTAGCTCACCTGTCAATAGTCCAAAG GTAAGTAATTTTAAGCAGATGGACATCAATTATAGGACAGAAAATAGTAGTGGACAATTCCAAGAAATGAAGAGAGTTGAGAGAAACAACAAATCTTTTGATGGAAAAGACAATAATGGGTATATAGAATTGAAGAAAAAAGGACTTTGCTTGGTTCCTTGGTCCATGATAATCAACAACCATGGCTGA